DNA sequence from the Oncorhynchus clarkii lewisi isolate Uvic-CL-2024 chromosome 9, UVic_Ocla_1.0, whole genome shotgun sequence genome:
CAACCGTCCCAGCTACAACGGTACCTACGTCTCGCCTGGCTACTGCCCCCAGCCCCCTTCAGCActcccccctgcctccctccaacACCCCCTCCAGTCCACACCCACCCTGTTGCCCAGCTACTCCCTCTCCACCTCGGTCTACAACTACCCCCCCAGCAGCTACCCCCACCAGCCCGGCCTGGGCCCCACCTACAGCCACCCCTCTGCAGGGTACTTACCCCCGGGGCTGGCCGCCCCCACTCCCCTCCCGTCTCGGCCCACCGTGGTCAGGGGTAGCTACGGCTACCAGGAATCCGGAGGTGGGTTGAAGAGGAAGGCGTTTGAAATGTCATTagacgaggaggaggatggcTCTAGATACAGTAAGTATACAGGCTACGACCCAGTGAAGCCCGGAggaggggactctctctctccctacagagtGGGAGATAAAGAAAACAGTGGCTTCACCACGGGCAGCACAGATCCCCAGGCCTTCAAGCCCAGTAAGCCCTCCTCCCAGCCCCTCGTGTCTCCTCCGTACAGGGTGGCTTTAGCAGGGGACTACAGCCCACCAGCAGGGATGACTGGGGAGaacgtaggaggaggaggagggtcagAGAACCAGGGCTTCACCCAGCAGCAGCACCACTCCTCCCTGGTCCACAACAATAAACTCCCCTCCCTGCATGGCCAGGGCCAGCCTGGGTCTGGACCAGGGGAGTCGGGCAGCCTGAAGAGCCCAGACCCCAGGCTTCTGGATCTAGTCAATGGGGAGTTGCTGGACTGTAGCCCGGCCCTGCTATGGGGGGAGCTGGCTGGGCTGACCCACGTCAAGGCTGCCCTGGAGGAGGAGCTGCTGTGGCCCTGTCTTAGGCCCAGCCCCGCTGTCCGCCCCCCAGCCACTGTTCTGTTATTCGGCCCCCGAGGAGGCGGGAAGACCACCCTAGCACGCTCCATGGCCTCCCAGCTTGGGGCCTCCTTCTATAGGCTCAGCGGGGCCATGTTAGCCTCTAAAGGCAAGGCTGAGGCTGAGGGGATCCTGGAGGCCACACTGCAGGTGGCGGGGTTGAGGCAGCCCTCCGTGGTGCTGCTCAGTGAGGTGGAGGctatggagaaggaggaggggttgAGGCAGGTGTTGC
Encoded proteins:
- the LOC139417382 gene encoding fidgetin-like protein 2, which encodes MLSPVAPYSLYKMHWNPEHAQSLSQSLSQSLSQWPEQHLDVSSTTSSPAHKSELYAAGHAHGRGGYAWANDDISALTASNLLKSYAEKYCDVLDSPYDRPPGPAVGAYPEPGAFGGLIGLKTELEHWPLSHSAEGLYPGSLDGLSGPKAGATSAGPPGASNMSGVNSNLSESCYSGSSSSSGSHSGDYNRPSYNGTYVSPGYCPQPPSALPPASLQHPLQSTPTLLPSYSLSTSVYNYPPSSYPHQPGLGPTYSHPSAGYLPPGLAAPTPLPSRPTVVRGSYGYQESGGGLKRKAFEMSLDEEEDGSRYSKYTGYDPVKPGGGDSLSPYRVGDKENSGFTTGSTDPQAFKPSKPSSQPLVSPPYRVALAGDYSPPAGMTGENVGGGGGSENQGFTQQQHHSSLVHNNKLPSLHGQGQPGSGPGESGSLKSPDPRLLDLVNGELLDCSPALLWGELAGLTHVKAALEEELLWPCLRPSPAVRPPATVLLFGPRGGGKTTLARSMASQLGASFYRLSGAMLASKGKAEAEGILEATLQVAGLRQPSVVLLSEVEAMEKEEGLRQVLLSALEKAQMELGSAGGAPGLVIMVCATGRPDLLQDAVHRSFAKRYHVGLPDAFYRKPS